The following are from one region of the Mycolicibacterium diernhoferi genome:
- a CDS encoding TIGR03557 family F420-dependent LLM class oxidoreductase has product MAKIGYFLSAEQFTPKELVDQVKRAEGAGFDALWISDHFHPWNDAQGQSSFVWGVIGALSEATSLPVSTAVTCPTMRIHPAIIAQAAATAAVQLDGRFVLGVGSGEALNEHILGDPWPSVGVRLEMLEEAIDVIRLLMRGDEVSHHGEHYEVQEARIYTRPEQPLPIYVSGFGPQAAELAGRIGDGYVLVTPETELVQAFRSGGGADKPVQAGTKVCWDADADTAVDTAHRIWGNQGLPGQTAQILPRPKDFEALQALVPKQDIADSVACGSDPDRHAAQVRQYLDAGVDEVYVSQIGPDMDGFFAGWQRDVLPQLR; this is encoded by the coding sequence ATGGCAAAGATCGGATACTTCCTGTCTGCGGAGCAGTTCACTCCCAAGGAGCTCGTCGACCAGGTCAAACGCGCCGAGGGCGCGGGTTTCGACGCGCTGTGGATCTCGGATCACTTTCATCCATGGAACGACGCCCAGGGCCAGAGTTCGTTCGTCTGGGGGGTGATCGGGGCGCTGTCGGAGGCCACCTCGCTACCGGTGTCGACCGCAGTGACCTGCCCGACCATGCGGATCCACCCGGCGATCATCGCCCAGGCCGCGGCGACGGCCGCGGTGCAACTGGACGGCCGGTTCGTCCTCGGCGTGGGCAGCGGGGAGGCGCTCAACGAGCACATCCTCGGCGACCCGTGGCCCTCGGTCGGGGTCCGGCTGGAAATGCTCGAAGAAGCCATCGATGTCATTCGGCTGCTGATGCGCGGTGACGAGGTCAGCCACCACGGCGAGCACTACGAGGTGCAGGAGGCGCGCATCTACACCCGGCCCGAACAGCCGCTGCCGATCTACGTGTCCGGTTTCGGGCCGCAGGCAGCTGAACTGGCGGGCCGCATCGGTGACGGCTACGTGCTGGTCACGCCGGAGACCGAGCTGGTGCAGGCATTTCGGTCCGGCGGCGGTGCCGACAAGCCGGTGCAGGCCGGGACCAAGGTGTGCTGGGATGCCGACGCCGACACCGCGGTCGACACCGCGCACCGCATCTGGGGGAACCAGGGGCTGCCCGGCCAAACCGCCCAGATCCTGCCGCGGCCCAAGGATTTCGAGGCACTACAGGCCCTTGTTCCCAAGCAGGACATCGCCGACTCCGTGGCCTGTGGATCCGATCCGGACCGGCATGCGGCCCAGGTCCGCCAGTACCTCGACGCCGGTGTCGACGAGGTCTACGTCAGTCAGATCGGCCCGGACATGGACGGCTTCTTCGCCGGCTGGCAGCGTGATGTGTTGCCGCAATTGCGGTAG
- a CDS encoding GGDEF domain-containing protein, whose product MTTFLRQRGLLRPAQQIMALVASSSALVPLSYLATQRNMSVQATVVSATAAAFALSITAFWLTRWPTRRQSQAMGLAGSAFVVGWGVVQPSAGVAALASAALLVTGGYFAFFHNPRVLLFNIGLAVTTAGFATARLADDTDVATAIAGFWIIWFLNLSIPVAIRGMSQAMDMYATRAERDGLTGLLNRRSFSHALQRMLTEPNRSAAQLTVILADIDDFKRVNDTYGHAEGDRVIRAVADLLRAHCPAPAALCRAGGEEFLIALSTPDPALQLAQTLCDAIADMPYGVTASIGVSHVDLATSGQLDGDAMVAHLFAAADTAMYSAKRSGGNTVRQA is encoded by the coding sequence ATGACCACCTTCCTGCGGCAGCGAGGCTTGCTGCGACCGGCGCAGCAGATCATGGCGCTGGTGGCCTCCTCCTCGGCACTGGTCCCGCTGTCCTACCTGGCCACCCAGCGCAACATGTCCGTCCAGGCGACGGTGGTGAGCGCGACAGCGGCGGCGTTCGCCCTCTCGATCACGGCGTTCTGGCTGACCCGCTGGCCCACCCGCAGACAGTCGCAGGCCATGGGGTTGGCCGGCTCCGCGTTCGTCGTCGGCTGGGGCGTCGTGCAACCCTCGGCCGGGGTGGCCGCCCTGGCATCTGCCGCACTGCTGGTCACCGGGGGATACTTCGCCTTCTTCCACAACCCCCGCGTCCTGCTGTTCAACATCGGACTCGCGGTGACCACCGCAGGCTTCGCCACCGCTCGATTGGCCGACGACACCGATGTGGCCACCGCCATCGCCGGGTTCTGGATCATCTGGTTCCTGAACCTGTCCATCCCGGTCGCGATACGCGGCATGTCGCAGGCCATGGACATGTACGCGACCCGCGCGGAGCGGGACGGGCTGACCGGATTGCTGAACCGCCGCAGCTTCTCGCACGCCCTGCAACGAATGCTGACCGAGCCGAACCGGTCCGCGGCCCAGTTGACGGTGATCCTGGCGGATATCGACGATTTCAAGCGCGTCAACGACACCTACGGTCACGCCGAGGGCGATCGCGTCATACGGGCCGTCGCCGATCTGCTCCGAGCGCACTGCCCGGCCCCGGCGGCGCTCTGCCGCGCCGGCGGGGAGGAGTTCCTCATCGCGCTGAGCACACCGGATCCCGCGCTGCAACTGGCGCAGACCCTGTGCGATGCGATCGCGGACATGCCCTACGGGGTGACCGCCAGCATCGGGGTTTCGCACGTCGATCTCGCGACATCGGGTCAACTGGACGGGGATGCCATGGTGGCGCACCTGTTCGCCGCCGCCGATACCGCGATGTACTCGGCCAAGCGCAGCGGCGGGAACACCGTGCGTCAGGCGTAG
- a CDS encoding alpha/beta fold hydrolase, producing the protein MFRRPHTPDTPPSVEVPAWFTAALSQRPEHATVEVDDCPVHIRLWGDPANPPLVLVHGGGAHSGWWDHIAPFFSATHRVVAPDLSGHGDSGSRACYTLDTWAREVLAASEAGGSPARPTIVGHSMGGWVTSAAAMRYGEQIDSILVIDSPLRDRAPEEGRLRSRRHDSPGYRSEDEILSRFRAVPKQDVTLPFVDQHIARESIRHSDKGWVWKFDPEIFGGELLEQSPAELELLENTFERIPCRVGFLRCEHGVLPPEMAEQIRSILQLRGPFVELAEAGHHPMLDQPLPLVATIRTLLEFWSIT; encoded by the coding sequence ATGTTCCGACGTCCGCACACCCCGGATACACCGCCATCGGTCGAGGTGCCCGCCTGGTTCACCGCCGCCCTGAGTCAGCGACCCGAGCACGCCACGGTCGAGGTCGACGACTGCCCGGTCCATATCCGGTTGTGGGGCGATCCGGCCAATCCGCCGCTGGTGCTGGTGCACGGCGGCGGCGCCCATTCCGGGTGGTGGGACCACATCGCCCCGTTCTTCAGCGCCACCCACCGGGTGGTCGCACCCGATCTCAGCGGGCACGGCGACAGTGGCAGCCGGGCCTGTTACACCCTCGATACCTGGGCGCGTGAGGTGCTCGCCGCCTCCGAGGCCGGCGGGTCACCGGCGCGGCCGACCATCGTCGGGCACAGCATGGGCGGCTGGGTGACCTCGGCCGCCGCCATGCGGTACGGCGAGCAGATCGACAGCATCCTGGTCATCGACTCGCCGCTGCGTGACCGTGCCCCGGAGGAGGGGCGGTTGCGCAGCCGACGGCACGACAGTCCCGGCTATCGGAGCGAGGACGAGATCTTGTCCCGTTTCCGCGCGGTCCCCAAGCAGGACGTCACCCTACCGTTCGTCGACCAGCACATCGCCCGGGAATCGATCCGGCACTCCGACAAGGGTTGGGTGTGGAAGTTCGATCCCGAGATCTTCGGCGGCGAACTTCTCGAACAGTCCCCCGCCGAGCTGGAACTGCTGGAGAACACCTTCGAGAGGATTCCGTGCCGGGTCGGCTTCCTACGCTGCGAGCACGGTGTGCTGCCCCCGGAGATGGCCGAGCAGATCCGCTCGATCCTGCAACTGCGCGGCCCGTTCGTCGAACTCGCCGAGGCCGGGCATCACCCGATGCTGGATCAGCCGTTGCCGCTGGTCGCCACGATCCGCACGCTGCTGGAATTCTGGTCGATCACCTGA
- the glgX gene encoding glycogen debranching protein GlgX, whose amino-acid sequence MPDSANAPTTVVSALEQEVWPGKAYPLGATYDGSGTNFALFSEVAERVELCLFDDDGNETRYPLPEVDGFIWHGFLPSIEPGQRYGYRVHGPYDPAAGHRCNPNKLLLDPYAKAIDGTFQWNQSLFGYDFGDPDSRNDDDSAASMPKSVVVSPFFDWGMDRPPQREYADTLIYEAHVKGLTETHPDIPDAMRGTYGAIAHPAIIDHLKSLGVTAIELMPVHHFANDSTLIDKGLSNYWGYNTIGFFAPDSKYSSSTTPGGQVQEFKTMVRTLHEAGIEVILDVVYNHTAEGNHLGPTLSMRGIDNSAYYRLVDDDQRYYMDYTGTGNSFNVRHPHSLQLIMDSLRYWVTEMHVDGFRFDLASTLAREFYDVDRLSTFFELVQQDPTVSQVKLIAEPWDVGPGGYQVGNFPPQWTEWNGKYRDTVRDFWRGEAASLGEFASRLTGSADLYEHTARRPVASINFVIAHDGFTLRDLVSYNDKHNEANGEDNNDGESHNRSWNCGVEGPTDDPSILALRAQQERNFLTTLLLSQGVPMICHGDELGRTQGGNNNGYCQDNEITWVNWANADKELLDFTSRLSALRAEHPVFRRRRFFNGRPVRQRGSAGVPDISWFRPDGSEMNDEDWDTGFGKSVAVYLNGHGIPDRDPRGQRVTDDSFVVCFNAHHEPIEFTLPPEEFGARWRTVIDTAAEPDAGGDVVAAATARQVAARSVAVFQQAAD is encoded by the coding sequence ATGCCCGACTCTGCGAACGCGCCGACCACTGTGGTGTCCGCCCTCGAGCAGGAGGTGTGGCCCGGAAAGGCCTACCCACTCGGCGCGACCTACGACGGGTCGGGCACCAACTTCGCCTTGTTCAGCGAGGTCGCCGAACGCGTCGAACTGTGCCTGTTCGACGACGACGGCAACGAGACGCGATACCCGCTTCCAGAGGTCGACGGATTCATCTGGCACGGATTCCTGCCCTCCATCGAACCCGGTCAGCGCTACGGCTACCGGGTGCACGGACCGTATGACCCCGCCGCGGGGCACCGGTGCAACCCGAACAAACTGCTGCTGGACCCGTACGCCAAGGCCATCGACGGCACCTTCCAGTGGAACCAGTCGCTGTTCGGCTACGACTTCGGCGATCCCGACAGCCGCAATGACGACGACTCCGCGGCCAGCATGCCGAAGTCGGTGGTCGTCAGCCCGTTCTTCGACTGGGGTATGGACCGTCCCCCGCAGCGGGAGTACGCCGACACCTTGATCTACGAGGCGCACGTCAAAGGCCTGACCGAAACCCACCCTGACATCCCGGACGCGATGCGCGGCACCTACGGCGCGATCGCGCACCCGGCGATCATCGACCACCTCAAATCTCTGGGTGTGACGGCCATCGAGCTGATGCCCGTGCACCACTTCGCGAACGATTCCACCCTGATCGACAAGGGACTGTCGAACTACTGGGGCTACAACACCATCGGTTTCTTCGCCCCTGATTCCAAATACTCCAGCAGCACCACACCCGGCGGTCAGGTGCAGGAATTCAAGACGATGGTGCGCACCCTGCACGAGGCCGGCATCGAGGTGATCCTCGATGTGGTCTACAACCACACCGCCGAGGGCAACCATCTCGGCCCGACGTTGTCGATGCGCGGGATCGACAACAGCGCCTATTACCGGCTGGTCGACGATGACCAACGCTATTACATGGATTACACCGGGACCGGCAACAGCTTCAACGTGCGGCATCCGCATTCGCTGCAGCTGATCATGGACTCGTTGCGGTATTGGGTGACCGAGATGCACGTCGACGGGTTCCGTTTTGACCTGGCCTCCACCCTGGCCCGCGAGTTCTACGATGTGGACCGGCTCTCGACGTTCTTCGAACTGGTCCAACAGGATCCGACGGTCAGTCAGGTCAAGTTGATCGCCGAGCCGTGGGATGTCGGCCCCGGCGGCTACCAGGTCGGCAACTTCCCGCCGCAGTGGACGGAATGGAACGGCAAGTACCGCGACACCGTGCGGGACTTCTGGCGGGGGGAGGCGGCCAGCCTCGGTGAGTTCGCGTCCCGGCTGACCGGATCGGCGGATCTCTACGAGCACACCGCCCGCCGGCCGGTCGCGTCCATCAACTTCGTCATCGCACATGACGGCTTCACCCTGCGGGACCTGGTGTCCTACAACGACAAACACAATGAGGCCAACGGTGAGGACAACAACGACGGCGAAAGCCACAACCGGTCGTGGAACTGCGGCGTCGAGGGCCCGACAGATGACCCGAGCATCCTCGCGCTGCGGGCCCAGCAGGAGCGCAACTTCCTGACCACCCTGCTGTTGTCCCAAGGTGTGCCGATGATCTGTCACGGCGACGAACTGGGGCGCACCCAGGGCGGCAACAACAACGGATACTGCCAGGACAACGAGATCACCTGGGTGAATTGGGCGAACGCCGACAAGGAGCTGCTGGACTTCACCTCCCGGCTGTCCGCGCTGCGCGCCGAGCATCCGGTGTTCCGGCGGCGACGCTTCTTCAACGGCCGCCCGGTGCGCCAGCGCGGGTCCGCCGGTGTGCCCGACATCTCCTGGTTCCGCCCCGACGGTTCGGAGATGAACGACGAGGACTGGGACACCGGTTTCGGCAAGTCCGTGGCGGTCTACCTGAACGGCCACGGCATCCCGGACCGGGATCCGCGAGGACAGCGGGTCACCGACGACTCGTTCGTGGTGTGCTTCAACGCCCACCACGAACCCATCGAATTCACGCTGCCACCCGAGGAATTCGGAGCCCGGTGGCGAACCGTCATCGACACCGCCGCGGAGCCGGATGCCGGCGGTGATGTCGTCGCGGCCGCTACGGCGCGCCAGGTCGCCGCCCGTTCGGTCGCGGTGTTTCAACAAGCGGCTGACTGA
- a CDS encoding alpha/beta fold hydrolase, with the protein MGVRTKNNVNVSGAPGAPVLLLVHGFGCDQNLWRPIVERLASRFRIVLMDHVGSGAADPAAWDADKYSTLSGYTADVLDIVRELDLRDVIYVGHSVAAMIGALAAISEPDRFAKLVMVTPSPRYIDDDGYRGGFSATDIEELLESIDSNYLGWSHAMAPVIMGNPDRPDLHAELEATFCRTDPACAKVFARATFLSDNRHDLAKVPVPTLVLECAVDAIAPRTVGAYVHNHIPDSRLITLDAIGHCPHVSDPDVTAAAIAAFALST; encoded by the coding sequence GTGGGGGTCAGGACCAAGAACAACGTCAACGTGTCGGGCGCACCGGGGGCTCCGGTGTTGCTGCTGGTCCACGGCTTCGGTTGCGACCAGAACCTGTGGCGCCCCATCGTCGAGCGCTTGGCGTCCCGGTTCCGCATCGTCTTGATGGATCACGTCGGATCGGGCGCCGCGGACCCCGCCGCGTGGGACGCCGACAAGTACTCGACCCTGTCCGGCTACACCGCCGACGTCCTGGACATCGTGCGTGAACTCGACCTTCGTGACGTGATCTACGTCGGGCACTCGGTGGCGGCCATGATCGGCGCACTGGCGGCCATCTCCGAGCCGGACAGGTTCGCCAAGCTCGTCATGGTGACGCCGTCCCCGCGCTACATCGACGACGATGGGTACCGCGGCGGCTTCTCCGCGACCGATATCGAGGAGCTGCTGGAATCGATCGATTCGAACTATCTCGGTTGGTCGCATGCCATGGCGCCGGTCATCATGGGCAATCCGGACCGCCCCGACCTGCACGCCGAATTGGAGGCGACCTTCTGCCGCACGGACCCCGCCTGCGCCAAGGTGTTCGCCCGGGCGACGTTCCTGTCCGACAATCGGCACGACCTCGCCAAGGTGCCGGTGCCCACCCTGGTCCTCGAGTGCGCCGTCGACGCCATCGCACCGCGGACGGTCGGCGCCTACGTGCACAACCACATCCCCGACAGCCGGCTGATCACTCTGGACGCGATCGGTCACTGCCCGCACGTGAGCGATCCGGATGTCACCGCCGCAGCGATAGCGGCGTTCGCACTGTCGACATGA
- a CDS encoding SpoIIE family protein phosphatase: MTEPDYQDFWQNSPSGHLLLTGEGRILRANSTMIRWLGYAPDVLHGKLLAELLTTGGRIHFETHFAPLLRMTGSLGGVTVDMRAADGSLLPVFLTANVKAVSAASGELWRITVVDAADRRAYERELLGERRRAEQERERARSFADTLRVSLRPPLLSPPPGLEAADHYHTASADDVGGDFYDLFPLSATTWGFFLGDVAGKGVDAAVVTSLTRYVLRSAAVSDDDPVQVLDNLNTVLHQQLNIAPHRMCTVIYGNLTRRGTGFDVNFASAGHLPPILLTADGDGYFADTMGGQAVGMIERPHFFSSTIHLGPGDTFVLYTDGLTEAKVGAGPDRYDDAGALLQFARRHARASASEIVAAIRDLLGRLGSGVEDDVAVLAFGVPSSCR, from the coding sequence ATGACCGAACCGGATTACCAGGATTTCTGGCAGAACTCGCCCTCCGGTCATCTCCTTCTCACCGGAGAAGGCCGGATTCTGCGGGCCAACTCGACCATGATCCGATGGCTGGGGTATGCACCGGATGTGTTGCACGGCAAGCTGCTCGCCGAGTTGCTGACAACCGGCGGACGTATTCATTTCGAAACCCACTTCGCCCCGCTGCTGCGGATGACGGGATCGCTCGGCGGGGTCACCGTCGACATGCGTGCCGCCGACGGTTCACTGCTTCCGGTATTCCTGACCGCCAACGTCAAAGCGGTATCAGCGGCGTCCGGAGAGCTCTGGCGAATCACCGTGGTGGACGCCGCCGACCGCCGAGCCTACGAGCGCGAACTTCTCGGGGAACGCCGCCGTGCCGAACAGGAACGCGAGCGGGCCCGGTCGTTCGCCGACACGCTGCGCGTGTCGTTGCGTCCCCCCTTATTGTCCCCACCGCCGGGTTTGGAGGCTGCCGACCACTACCACACCGCCTCGGCCGACGATGTCGGCGGCGACTTCTACGATCTGTTTCCGCTCTCGGCGACCACCTGGGGATTCTTCCTCGGGGACGTCGCCGGCAAGGGTGTGGACGCCGCGGTGGTGACAAGTCTGACCCGCTACGTCCTGCGCTCGGCCGCGGTATCCGACGACGACCCGGTGCAGGTGCTGGACAACCTGAATACGGTGCTGCACCAACAGTTGAACATCGCACCCCATCGGATGTGCACCGTCATCTACGGGAACCTGACCCGCCGCGGCACCGGGTTCGACGTCAATTTCGCCAGCGCCGGCCACCTGCCCCCGATCCTGCTCACCGCGGACGGCGACGGATATTTCGCCGACACCATGGGCGGCCAGGCGGTCGGCATGATCGAACGACCGCATTTCTTCAGCAGCACCATCCACCTCGGCCCCGGCGACACCTTCGTCCTCTACACCGACGGATTGACCGAAGCCAAAGTAGGCGCGGGCCCCGACCGCTACGACGACGCCGGCGCACTGCTGCAGTTCGCCCGCCGCCACGCGAGGGCGTCGGCATCGGAGATCGTGGCGGCCATCCGGGACCTGCTCGGCCGATTGGGTAGCGGGGTGGAAGACGACGTCGCGGTACTCGCGTTCGGGGTGCCGTCATCGTGCCGGTGA
- a CDS encoding PPOX class F420-dependent oxidoreductase, with protein sequence MSELSEEVIAFLSEGTRTGKLAVVASDGRPLVTPVWFIVDGQDLVFNTDGRSAKGRALKRDPRVAICVDDQRPPYSFVQVQGTVTTSEDPGELLRTATLIGGRYMGAERAEEFGRRNGVPGELVVRIRPTKVIAAFDLAD encoded by the coding sequence ATGAGCGAACTCAGCGAAGAGGTCATCGCATTCCTGTCCGAGGGCACCCGCACCGGAAAGCTGGCCGTGGTCGCCTCCGACGGGCGGCCGCTGGTCACCCCGGTGTGGTTCATCGTGGACGGCCAGGACCTGGTGTTCAACACCGACGGACGGTCCGCGAAAGGCCGTGCGCTGAAACGGGATCCACGCGTGGCGATCTGCGTGGACGACCAGCGGCCGCCCTACTCGTTCGTCCAGGTGCAGGGCACCGTGACGACGAGCGAGGACCCCGGCGAGCTGCTGCGCACGGCGACCCTGATCGGGGGACGGTACATGGGCGCCGAACGTGCCGAGGAGTTCGGCCGGCGCAACGGGGTGCCCGGCGAACTGGTCGTGCGGATACGGCCCACGAAGGTCATCGCCGCCTTCGATCTGGCGGACTGA
- a CDS encoding NAD-dependent succinate-semialdehyde dehydrogenase, which produces MRVNDIITGLRAAESIIIGGQAKAAPSTFTVDDPATGQPLAEVADGGTAEAVAAVDAAAGAFAAWAGATPRFRADILRRAYELMVADADRLTALICAENGKSAVDARGEVIYAAEFFRWFGEEAVRTEGEYGLSPSGLARTIVTHRPVGVAALITPWNFPAAMATRKIAPALAAGCTVVLKPAGLTPLTALAIFEILAQAGVPDGVVNLVTTAKPAEVASAWLADDRVKKVSFTGSTGVGRTLLEQASARILNASMELGGNAPFVVTADADIDAAVEGAMVAKFRNGGQACTAANRFYVHSDVADRFIARFGAAIAELRVGPAADQRSQVGPVISARAAETLRALLESTVAAGATVAAQAHAPSTGYFVEPTLLTGVPADAEILRTEIFGPVAPVVVWENEDQLIEWINDTEYGLAAYVYAGRLQDALRIAERTDAGMVGINRGIVSDPSAPFGGTKQSGLGREGARVGLHEFQETQYFSVGD; this is translated from the coding sequence ATGCGCGTCAACGACATCATCACCGGCCTGCGCGCCGCCGAGAGCATCATCATCGGTGGTCAGGCCAAGGCCGCACCATCCACCTTCACCGTCGACGATCCCGCCACCGGGCAACCGCTGGCCGAGGTGGCCGACGGCGGCACCGCCGAAGCCGTTGCCGCCGTCGATGCGGCCGCGGGGGCGTTCGCGGCATGGGCGGGTGCGACACCGCGGTTCCGCGCCGACATCCTCCGGCGCGCATACGAACTGATGGTCGCCGACGCCGATCGGCTCACCGCGCTGATCTGCGCCGAGAACGGCAAGTCTGCGGTCGACGCCCGCGGCGAGGTGATCTACGCCGCCGAATTCTTCCGCTGGTTCGGCGAGGAGGCGGTACGCACCGAGGGCGAGTACGGGCTCAGCCCGTCGGGCCTGGCTCGCACCATCGTGACGCACCGGCCGGTGGGGGTGGCCGCGCTCATCACGCCGTGGAACTTCCCGGCCGCCATGGCCACCCGCAAGATCGCCCCGGCACTCGCCGCGGGCTGCACCGTGGTGCTCAAGCCGGCCGGGCTCACCCCGCTGACCGCGCTGGCCATCTTCGAGATCCTCGCGCAGGCCGGTGTGCCGGACGGGGTGGTCAACCTCGTCACCACCGCCAAGCCCGCCGAGGTGGCCTCGGCCTGGCTCGCCGATGACCGGGTGAAGAAGGTGTCCTTCACCGGATCCACCGGCGTCGGGCGCACCCTGCTGGAACAGGCGTCCGCGCGAATCCTCAACGCCAGCATGGAACTCGGCGGCAACGCGCCCTTCGTGGTCACCGCCGACGCCGACATCGACGCCGCGGTCGAGGGCGCCATGGTGGCGAAGTTCCGCAACGGCGGTCAGGCCTGCACCGCGGCCAACCGATTCTATGTGCACTCCGATGTCGCCGACCGGTTCATCGCCCGCTTCGGTGCCGCCATCGCCGAGCTGCGCGTCGGCCCCGCCGCCGACCAGCGCTCCCAGGTCGGCCCGGTGATCAGTGCCCGCGCGGCCGAGACCCTGCGCGCTCTGCTCGAGAGCACCGTGGCCGCCGGCGCCACCGTCGCGGCGCAGGCCCACGCGCCCTCGACCGGGTACTTCGTCGAGCCCACGCTGCTGACCGGGGTGCCGGCCGACGCCGAGATCCTGCGCACCGAGATCTTCGGTCCCGTCGCACCGGTGGTCGTCTGGGAGAACGAGGATCAGCTCATCGAGTGGATCAACGACACCGAATACGGCTTGGCCGCATACGTTTACGCTGGCCGGCTGCAGGACGCCCTGCGCATCGCCGAACGCACCGACGCCGGGATGGTCGGCATCAACCGGGGCATCGTGTCGGATCCGTCGGCCCCGTTCGGCGGGACCAAACAGAGCGGGCTGGGCCGCGAAGGCGCCCGGGTGGGCCTGCACGAGTTCCAGGAGACGCAGTACTTCAGCGTGGGTGACTGA
- a CDS encoding alpha/beta hydrolase family protein → MHTVEYAPGRHADLFGEPSRPSVLLWHGTQTDSRAAVRVLAEAIAEHGIGVIAADWDSHAADGGRTDLLDSVRFALQKTAGADLVVVGWSLGGVAAAGLALRAQDLDVPVAHTVCLGGAFMANDPLSGGPVLDGMSYSAPRIPFTLLIGDADDVVPASASTEFAAALLEEGWPVEVVELAADHGSIAGARYDAAADRYEADDDPATLAVARAVATHIAAVAQNA, encoded by the coding sequence ATGCACACCGTCGAGTACGCGCCGGGACGCCACGCCGATCTGTTCGGTGAACCGTCGCGGCCGAGCGTGCTGCTCTGGCACGGCACCCAGACGGACTCCCGCGCCGCGGTGCGGGTGCTCGCCGAGGCGATCGCCGAGCACGGGATCGGCGTCATCGCCGCGGACTGGGATTCGCATGCCGCCGACGGCGGCCGCACCGACCTGCTGGACTCGGTGCGGTTCGCGCTGCAGAAGACGGCGGGCGCCGATCTGGTGGTCGTGGGCTGGTCACTCGGCGGGGTGGCCGCCGCCGGGCTGGCCTTGCGCGCCCAGGACCTGGATGTGCCTGTGGCACATACCGTCTGCCTGGGCGGGGCGTTCATGGCGAACGACCCCCTCTCGGGCGGACCGGTCCTCGACGGCATGTCGTACTCGGCGCCCCGCATCCCGTTCACCCTGCTGATCGGTGACGCCGACGACGTGGTGCCGGCGTCGGCGTCCACCGAGTTCGCCGCGGCCCTGCTGGAGGAAGGGTGGCCGGTCGAGGTCGTGGAACTGGCCGCCGACCACGGGTCGATCGCCGGCGCCCGGTATGACGCGGCCGCGGACCGGTACGAGGCCGATGACGATCCGGCGACGCTGGCCGTGGCCCGGGCCGTCGCGACGCATATCGCCGCGGTGGCTCAGAACGCGTAG